From Fusarium fujikuroi IMI 58289 draft genome, chromosome FFUJ_chr07, a single genomic window includes:
- a CDS encoding probable glutaryl-CoA dehydrogenase, with protein MFRPILRQCARRAAIPLRPCAARTFASASGPTFNWEDPLASNNLLTEEERAIGETAERYCQEQLLPRVLQAYRDESYDPKILEEMGELGLLGATIEGYDCAGVSSVAGGLITRAVERVDSGYRSGMSVQSSLVMGGIFEHGTAEQKEKFLPQMAKGKLLGAFGLTEPNHGSDPGSMETVAKPHPTKKGYYSLSGSKTWITNSPIADVLLVWAKLQDTGKIRGFLLERKDCPPGTLETPAIKDKNGLRASITGMIHLDNCPVPDVNMFPDVEGLRGPFSCLNNARYGIALGVMGALEDCIARARTYALERKQFKGNPLAKYQLVQKKLADATTDAAYGTLAAIQVGRLKDEGKATPEMISMVKRQNCDTALKNARVLQEIFGGNAASDEYMIGRHVANLYVTQTYEGQSDIHSLILGRAITGIQAFV; from the exons ATGTTCCGCCCTATCCTCAGACAATGCGCTCGAAGAGCTGCTATTCCTCTGCGACCATGCGCCGCAAGGACCTTTGCCTCGGCATCTGGACCTACCTTCAACTGGGAGGATCCTTTGGCTTCGAATAACCTCCTGACTGAAGAGGAGCGTGCAATTGGAGAGACTGCAGAGAGATACTGCCAAGAACAATTGCTACCCCGCGTTCTAC AGGCCTATCGCGACGAGTCCTACGATCCCAAGATTCTCGAGGAGATGGGCGAGCTTGGTCTATTGGGCGCTACGATAGAGGGATATGATTGCGCTGGTGTATCCTCTGTTGCTGGTGGTTTGATCACACGAGCCGTGGAGAGGGTCGACAGCGGCTACCGATCTGGAATGTCCGTTCAGTCCTCATTGGTGATGGGGGGTATCTTTGAGCACGGTACTGCcgagcagaaggagaagttcCTCCCTCAGATGGCCAAGGGTAAGCTCCTCGGTGCCTTTGGCTTGACAGAACCCAACCACGGCAGTGATCCTGGAAGCATGGAGACAGTGGCAAAGCCTCACCCTACCAAGAAGGGTTACTATTCTCTAAGTGGTTCAAAGACATGGATCACAAACAGCCCCATCGCCGATGTCTTATTGGTATGGGCAAAGTTGCAAGACACAGGCAAAATTCGAGGTTTCTTGTTGGAGCGCAAGGACTGCCCACCAGGTACTCTCGAGACACCAGctatcaaggacaagaacggTCTTCGAGCCTCGATCACTGGCATGATCCACCTTGACAACTGCCCTGTGCCAGATGTCAACATGTTCCCCGACGTTGAAGGCCTACGAGGCCCCTTCAGCTGCCTCAACAACGCTCGATACGGTATCGCCTTGGGCGTCATGGGTGCTCTTGAGGACTGCATCGCCCGTGCCCGAACATACGCCCTTGAGCGCAAGCAGTTCAAAGGCAACCCCCTAGCCAAGTACCAGCTCGTTCAAAAGAAGCTTGCCGACGCAACAACAGATGCCGCCTACGGCACACTCGCCGCCATCCAGGTTGGGCGTCTCAAGGACGAGGGTAAGGCCACGCCCGAGATGATCAGCATGGTGAAGCGACAGAACTGCGATACCGCTCTTAAAAACGCACGAGTCCTCCAGGAGATCTTTGGAGGCAACGCTGCGAGTGATGAGTACATGATTGGCCGACATGTGGCGAATCTCTATGTGACACAGACTTACGAGGGCCAGAGTGATATTCACA GTCTTATTCTGGGACGTGCTATTACTGGTATTCAGGCATTCGTGTAA
- a CDS encoding probable ubiquitin conjugating enzyme ubc1, with protein sequence MALKRINKELTDLGRDPPSSCSAGPVGEDLFHWQATIMGPSDSPYSGGVFFLAIHFPTDYPFKPPKVNFTTRIYHPNINSNGSICLDILRDQWSPALTISKVLLSICSMLTDPNPDDPLVPEIAHVYKTDRPRYEATAREWTRKYAI encoded by the exons ATGGCTCTTAAGCGCATTAACAAGGAGCTCACTGATCTCGGCCG AGATCCAccctcttcttgctctgCCGGCCCCGTCGGCGAGGATTTG TTCCACTGGCAAGCTACGATTATGGGCCCT AGTGACTCTCCATACTCCGGTGGTGTCTTCTTCCTGGCCATTCACTTCCCTACCGACTACCCTTTCAAGCCTCCCAAGGTCAACTTCACTACCCGCATCTACCATCCTAACATCAACTCCAATGGTAGCATCTGCTTGGATATTCTGCGTGACCAGTGGAGCCCTGCGTTGACCATCTCTAAAG TCCTTCTGTCCATCTGTTCGATGCTGACAGACCCCAACCCTGACGATCCTCTTGTGCCCGAGATCGCCCATGTCTACAAGACTGACCGACCCCGATATGAGGCCACAGCTCGGGAGTGGACTCGAAAGTATGCAATCTAA
- a CDS encoding related to NADPH oxidase 1 codes for MSYQMQDWGEKPSERSRWTPLTRMLLSGEMTQEKQQELSSREKFDRWMINEGYRRFFVFVFMLLHALIFSFACVHYSQKESLKTSNELFGFTFVIARSAALVLHVDVAIILFPVSRTLISLLRQTPLNGILQFDKNITFHIVTAWSIVFWSWVHTIAHWNNFAQVAIKYKLGIYGWLVANFVSGPGWTGYVMLIALMGMVLTSTEKPRRANFERFWYTHHMFIVFFFFWSIHGAFCMIQPDVAPFCTSVGASAVGVFWQYWMYSGFIYLAERIAREVRGRHRTYITKVIQHPSNVCEIQMKKEHTKTRAGQYIFLCCPAVSLWQYHPFTLTSAPEEDYISVHIRCVGDFTKELSKALGCDWSKKREPGGNDSSKVVGLTGRDSEIDPAIRRVLPRVYVDGPFGSASEDVFKYEVSVLVGAGIGVTPFASILKSIWYRMNYPQKKTRLAKVYFFWICRDFDSFEWFRSLLLAVEAQDLDHRIEIHTYLTAKIKADDATNIMINDANADKDTITGLRSPTNFGRPNWDMIFRGIRKLHSPAEAGVFFCGPKGLGSSLHTYCNKYTEPGFSFVWGKENF; via the exons ATGAGCTATCAAATGCAGGATTGGGGAGAGAAGCCCTCGGAGCGATCACGATGGACTCCCCTAACGCGAATGCTGCTATCGGGTGAGATGACCCAAGAGAAGCAACAGGAACTATCGTCAAGAGAAAAGTTTGATCGCTGGATGATCAACGAAGGTTATCGAAGATT cttcgtcttcgtcttcatgcTTCTTCACGCactcatcttctccttcgcATGCGTCCACTACTCTCAAAAAGAGAGTCTCAAAACCTCCAATGAACTCTTCGGCTTCACCTTCGTCATAGCTCGTTCAGCCGCTCTGGTCCTCCATGTCGACGTCGCCATCATTCTCTTTCCCGTCTCTCGAACCCTCATCTCGCTCCTTCGACAGACACCTCTCAATGGCATCCTCCAGTtcgacaagaacatcaccTTCCACATCGTCACCGCCTGGTCCATCGTTTTCTGGTCTTGGGTCCATACCATTGCTCACTGGAATAACTTTGCCCAGGTCGCCATCAAGTACAAGCTTGGTATCTACGGCTGGTTGGTTGCCAATTTTGTGTCTGGACCTGGTTGGACTGGCTATGTCATGCTTATTGCGCTGATGGGTATGGTTCTCACGTCGACCGAGAAGCCTCGACGAGCAAACTTTGAGCGCTTCTGGTATACTCACCACATGTTCAtcgttttcttcttcttctggtccATCCACGGAGCTTTCTGCATGATTCAACCAGATGTTGCACCGTTCTGCACCAGCGTTGGCGCATCGGCTGTTGGAGTCTTCTGGCAATACTGGATGTACAGCGGTTTCATTTACCTGGCCGAGCGTATCGCACGCGAGGTGCGAGGTCGTCACAGGACATACATCACAAAGGTCATTCAACATCCCAGCAATGTTTGCGAgatccagatgaagaaggagcaCACAAAGACACGAGCTGGGCAGTACATATTCTTGTGCTGCCCTGCCGTCTCGCTATGGCAGTACCATCCTTTCACTTTGACCAGTGCCCCCGAGGAGGACTACATCTCGGTTCACATTCGTTGCGTGGGTGACTTTACTAAGGAGCTTTCCAAGGCTTTGGGTTGTGATTGGAGTAAGAAGAGGGAACCCGGTGGCAACGATTCCAGCAAAGTCGTTGGTTTGACTGGACGCGACTCCGAGATCGATCCAGCTATCCGCCGTGTTCTCCCCAGAGTCTACGTCGACGGTCCTTTTGGTTCTGCCTCTGAAGATGTCTTCAAGTACGAAGTCTCGGTGCTTGTTGGTGCAGGTATCGGTGTTACACCGTTCGCCTCCATCCTCAAGTCCATCTGGTACCGAATGAACTATCCCCAGAAGAAGACCCGCCTAGCCAAGGTCTACTTCTTCTGGATTTGCCGTGACTTTGACTCCTTCGAGTGGTTCCGCTCACTGCTTCTGGCAGTTGAGGCGCAGGATCTGGACCACCGTATTGAGATTCACACGTACCTCacagccaagatcaaggccgacGACGCGACAAACATCATGATCAACGATGCCAACGCCGATAAGGACACCATCACTGGTCTGCGCAGCCCGACAAACTTTGGCAGACCCAACTGGGATATGATCTTTAGAGGTATCAGGAAGCTGCACAGTCCTGCTGAGGCGGGTGTGTTCTTCTGTGGACCCAAGGGATTGGGAAGTTCGCTGCATACGTATTGTAACAAGTACACCGAGCCTGG ATTCTCTTTTGTTTGGGGCAAGGAGAACTTCTAA
- a CDS encoding probable MFS transporter, protein MASKDGQDSTPRRHSLSDESDSNSAADEKRLVAKLDFYIIPLVMVLYLFSFLDRVNIGNARLYGLEEDLSLSSNQFQVAVSILFVTYLLFEVPSNLVLKLFTPRRWIAFIAAAWGIIATLTGLVNSYGALIACRLLLGAVEAGLFPGLTVYLTFFYTKRELALRVGYLFVSAAVAGALGGLLAYGIGHMDGLHGMSGWRWIMIIEGIPSFLLGVVTYFSLPNDAETAYFLDENERALMRSRHAREYGNTASSREFSKKDMMCAFKDWKVWAFCVAQFGVDTMLYGFSTFLPTIIRDLGDWTVAETQLLTVPCYFLGAAAYMSTAFLSDKLQQRGLFCVIFGVISVVGYAVLLADVSSGVHYFGCFLVAGGLYVVVGLPLAWLPTNSPRYGKRTTGTGMQLTWGNAAGIMSAFIYPASDKPRYIRGHAVTLSMVALGTVIYGFMLWWYRRENERRQAGLMDDKFRGMREDELAELGDESPRYRYTI, encoded by the exons ATGGCTTCGAAAGACGGCCAAGATAGTACGCCCAGGCGTCACAGTCTCAGCGATGAGTCTGACTCCAACTCAGctgctgatgagaagagactCGTTGCGAAGCTGGACTTCTACATCATTCCTCTAGTAATGGTACTTTACCTCTTCAGTTTCCTAGACAG AGTCAACATTGGTAATGCCCGACTTTACGGACTCGAAGAGGATCTGAGCCTCTCATCGAACCAGTTCCAAGTTGCTGTGTCCATTCTGTTCGTCACATACTTGCTCTTCGAGGTTCCATCCAACCTTGTCCTTAAGCTCTTCACGCCTCGTCGATGGATCGCATTCATTGCTGCTGCATGGGGAATCATCGCCACCCTCACCGGCCTTGTCAACTCATATGGTGCTTTAATCGCTTGTCGGTTGcttcttggtgctgttgaagcAGGCCTGTTTCCTGGCTTGACGGTCTATCTCACTTTCTTCTACACCAAGAGAGAACTCGCCCTTCGCGTGGGTTATCTGTTCGTTAGCGCTGCAGTCGCTGGAGCTCTGGGTGGTTTGTTGGCATATGGCATTGGACATATGGATGGCCTCCATGGTATGAGCGGTTGGCGATGGATCATGATCATTGAAGGAATCCCGAGCTTCTTGCTTGGCGTTGTCACATACTTTTCTCTGCCAAACGATGCAGAGACAGCATACTTCCTCGACGAGAATGAAAGGGCGCTTATGCGTTCGAGACACGCCCGTGAGTACGGGAACACGGCTTCCAGTCGTGAGTTTAGCAAGAAGGACATGATGTGCGCCTTTAAGGACTGGAAGGTTTGGGCGTTTTGTGTTGCGCAGTTTGGCGTCGACACTATGTTGTATG GGTTTTCAACCTTCCTCCCGACCATTATTAGGGATCTTGGTGACTGGACGGTTGCAGAGACACAACTCCTAACCGTGCCATGCTACTTTCTCGGTGCAGCGGCGTACATGTCGACCGCATTTCTCTCAGATAAGCTTCAACAGCGTGGACTTTTCTGCGTGATCTTTGGAGTCATCAGCGTTGTTGGATATGCAGTCCTGCTGGCTGATGTGTCTTCTGGTGTTCACTACTTTGGCTGCTTCCTGGTAGCTGGAGGCTTGTACGTTGTCGTGGGCTTGCCACTGGCTTGG TTGCCCACAAACTCGCCGCGTTACGGAAAGCGTACTACTGGTACGGGAATGCAGTTGACTTGGGGTAATGCGGCAGGCATCATGTCTGCGTTCATCTA TCCTGCCTCAGACAAGCCTCGATATATCCGCGGACATGCTGTAACGCTCAGCATGGTTGCTCTCGGCACTGTCATCTATGGATTCATGTTGTGGTGGTACCGACGAGAGAATGAGCGACGACAGGCAGGTCTCATGGACGACAAGTTCCGAGGAATGAGAGAGGATGAGTTGGCTGAGCTTGGAGATGAGAGTCCACGTTATAGATATACCATTTAG
- a CDS encoding related to C6 zink-finger protein PRO1A yields MAIESSFAFSQSERNLAWCDNHSISLESRNSMVPPSPLPMDSLWMSSAATANQPQPGQISPLSAGLDNSSAPTMVHSASSSCADSWSTDYVDRDDVEMDNNWEQGSDDILTIPKLEPVEDDLNMDDLKAAPLAPASMDSAKIDPKPKRPRGRPRKHPLTTAVSASKVTKGRSKTGCITCRKRKKKCDEAKPRCMNCEKNAVVCEGYHEKQIWKSGKEKAEEERLRQEALPIITMQPIFHGVETVEDKVFWKHYITHLSNVLTVEGEARNAFKDIILHLANEHQGLMHSILAVSSKHIDWDTPYGAKLLADHPQSSREALQQRADYHHDESMKRLYEDMGRPLDKDDPEYKTILSARYGQMLCLLLQTRADGNPRGEHRVHLQAYQTLIQHSPPEDPALYTFITEFFQYHIFADDLFWHPENMTARLSSEDWEPVAPIQPPRLIGVGDGLFQYLSQITTIRNTIRANISAGVDPVVDYTSLYQAAEIDAAIREWTPNWPWGDSRDRVGLLYKQMMWVYLFRTIYPPSVSSMRRSTFSTLPISASTTVAPPPPPPRRASMMATVSRGNGVTGAADVHMASSCPTSRNPSRTNSMHEQDSSTCQERASSPPPSRRPAYHDRRITLAVEESLTILESFKPSDPSQTLLLIPCLVIGTACFEPAQQERIHTALRAVRGYTGLRNCERVMELLEKVWACMDQGDWVSVWDWQGVARRMRLDFSCA; encoded by the exons ATGGCTATCGAAAGTTCATTTGCATTTTCGCAGTCTGAACGAAACCTGGCTTGGTGCGATAACCATAGCATATCTCTCGAAAGCCGAAACAGCATGGTGCCACCATCACCTTTACCAATGGACTCTTTGTGGATGtcttcagcagcaacagcaaatcAACCACAGCCCGGCCAGATTTCACCGTTGAGCGCAGGATTGGACAATTCTTCTGCCCCTACGATGGTACATTCAGCTTCCTCGTCCTGCGCCGATTCTTGGAGCACGGACTATGTCGACCGAGACGATGTTGAAATGGACAATAATTGGGAGCAAGGCTCGGACGATATTCTTACCATCCCGAAGTTAGAGCCGGTCGAAGATGACCTTAACATGGACGATCTGAAAGCCGCCCCCCTGGCGCCAGCTTCAATGGACTCCGCCAAGATAGATCCGAAACCGAAACGACCACGAGGAAGACCAAGGAAACACCCATTGACCACGGCAGTGAGCGCAAGTAAAGTGACCAAGGGTCGATCAAAGACTGGTTGTATTACCTGCCGAAAGCGCAAGAAGAAATGTGATGAAGCG AAACCTCGAT GCATGAATTGCGAGAAGAACGCTGTGGTATGCGAGGGCTACCACGAAAAACAGATATGGAAGAGCGGCAAGGAAAAGGCCGAAGAGG AGCGATTACGCCAGGAGGCCCTTCCAATCATTACTATGCAACCAATCTTCCATGGTGTCGAGACTGTCGAGGATAAGGTCTTTTGGAAACATTATATTACCCATCTGAGCAATGTCTTAACAGTTGAAGGAGAGGCCAGAAATGCATTCAAAGACATCATCCTTCACCTCGCCAATGAACACCAAGGCCTCATGCACTCTATCCTGGCGGTCAGTAGCAAGCACATCGACTGGGATACACCGTATGGTGCCAAGTTATTGGCCGACCATCCTCAGTCCAGTCGGGAGGCGTTGCAACAACGCGCCGACTATCACCACGACGAGTCCATGAAGCGACTGTACGAGGATATGGGACGGCCCTTGGACAAAGACGATCCCGAGTACAAGACCATTCTCTCTGCGAGATATGGACAAATGCTCTGTTTGCTTCTTCAGACGAGAGCCGATGGAAACCCTCGAGGTGAACATCGTGTGCACCTCCAAGCTTATCAGACTCTGATTCAACACTCACCCCCTGAGGACCcggctttatatactttcaTTACTGAGTTCTTCCAGTACCACATCTTTGCCGATGACTTGTTCTGGCACCCTGAGAATATGACAGCTAGATTGTCGTCTGAAGATTGGGAGCCTGTGGCACCGATACAGCCCCCCCGTTTGATAGGTGTTGGGGATGGCCTCTTCCAGTATCTATCTCAGATCACGACTATTCGAAACACGATCCGAGCCAATATttctgctggtgttgacCCAGTGGTGGACTACACCAGCTTGTATCaggctgctgagattgacgCGGCCATTCGCGAGTGGACACCAAACTGGCCATGGGGTGACAGCCGTGACCGAGTCGGACTGCTCTACAAGCAGATGATGTGGGTGTATCTTTTCCGGACGATCTACCCACCTTCAGTCTCCTCAATGCGCCGTTCGACGTTCAGCACCTTGCCCATCTCGGCCTCAACCACTGTTGCTCCTccgccaccaccacccagACGAGCTTCGATGATGGCCACAGTATCAAGGGGTAACGGTGTCACCGGGGCTGCTGATGTTCACATGGCCAGCAGCTGCCCAACATCTCGCAACCCTTCGAGGACAAATTCCATGCATGAACAAGACTCGTCAACATGCCAAGAGAGGGCATCTTCACCCCCACCTTCCAGAAGACCAGCATACCACGACCGACGAATCACGCTCGCTGTTGAAGAGTCTCTCACTATTTTGGAGTCTTTCAAGCCTTCTGATCCGTCCCAGACTCTGCTACTTATTCCCTGTCTAGTCATTGGCACTGCTTGCTTTGAGCCAGCCCAGCAAGAACGCATACACACTGCATTAAGAGCTGTTCGTGGATATACAGGCCTACGGAACTGCGAGCGTGTCATGGAGCTTCTAGAAAAGGTTTGGGCATGCATGGATCAGGGCGACTGGGTATCTGTATGGGACTGGCAAGGCGTTGCTCGACGAATGCGTCTTGACTTCTCCTGCGCTTGA